The Methanococcoides methylutens MM1 genome has a window encoding:
- a CDS encoding DUF3795 domain-containing protein, whose protein sequence is MENEIDIMESSKELSLIAPCGMNCGICTAYLRDKNKCPGCRRLDVTNSKCKQIRHCPTFENGREQFCFECKKFPCRRLKQLDERYRTKYNMSMIENLEYIKKFGLKEFVANEKTRWTCPECGGTICVHVGTCSSCGKKK, encoded by the coding sequence ATGGAAAATGAGATAGATATCATGGAATCCTCGAAAGAACTCTCACTTATAGCCCCGTGCGGGATGAACTGTGGCATCTGCACGGCTTACCTTAGAGATAAGAACAAGTGTCCCGGTTGTAGAAGACTAGATGTTACTAACTCCAAATGCAAACAGATCAGGCACTGTCCTACTTTTGAAAATGGCAGGGAACAATTCTGTTTTGAGTGTAAAAAGTTCCCATGCAGGAGATTGAAACAGTTAGATGAGAGATATCGAACCAAATACAATATGAGTATGATAGAAAATCTCGAATATATCAAAAAATTTGGTTTAAAAGAATTTGTTGCAAATGAAAAGACGAGATGGACATGTCCTGAATGTGGAGGCACCATTTGTGTACATGTGGGAACCTGTTCAAGCTGTGGAAAAAAGAAATAA
- the fhcD gene encoding formylmethanofuran--tetrahydromethanopterin N-formyltransferase, with the protein MELNGVEIEDTFAEAFPIKMARVLITAATMRWATVAAQEATGFGTSVIGCPAEAGIEMFVDGSETPDGRPGVYIQIYTFGYKSLEGQLLERIGQCVLTAPTTAVFNGFPDAEKQFDTGNKLRYFADGTESQTEVGGRKMHVIPMMEGDFLVEDSLGAIEAIAGGNFFIFADSQMNALTAAENAVDSIQAVEGVVTPFPGGIVASGSKAGANKYKFLKATANEKFCPSIKDTVEGSEIPADVNCVYEIVINGVDADAINEAMAAGVEAAVNVPGVKKITAGNYGGNLGPHKFNLHDLF; encoded by the coding sequence ATGGAACTTAACGGAGTAGAGATCGAAGATACGTTCGCAGAGGCCTTCCCAATCAAGATGGCACGTGTACTGATCACAGCCGCAACAATGCGCTGGGCAACAGTTGCAGCTCAGGAAGCAACCGGGTTCGGAACATCCGTCATTGGATGCCCTGCTGAAGCTGGCATTGAGATGTTCGTAGACGGTAGTGAAACACCAGACGGCAGACCAGGTGTTTACATCCAGATCTACACCTTCGGATACAAGTCACTTGAAGGTCAGCTCCTTGAGCGCATTGGCCAGTGTGTCCTCACAGCACCAACAACCGCAGTGTTCAACGGTTTCCCTGATGCAGAGAAGCAGTTCGACACAGGTAACAAGCTCAGGTACTTCGCAGACGGAACAGAGTCCCAGACCGAGGTCGGTGGCCGCAAGATGCACGTGATCCCAATGATGGAGGGTGACTTCCTTGTGGAGGATTCCCTTGGTGCTATCGAAGCTATTGCAGGTGGAAACTTCTTCATCTTCGCAGACTCACAGATGAACGCTCTTACAGCAGCAGAGAATGCAGTTGATTCTATCCAGGCTGTCGAGGGTGTAGTCACACCATTCCCAGGCGGAATCGTTGCAAGTGGTTCCAAAGCAGGAGCAAACAAGTACAAGTTCCTCAAGGCAACAGCTAACGAGAAGTTCTGCCCAAGCATCAAGGACACAGTAGAAGGTTCAGAGATCCCTGCAGACGTCAACTGTGTCTATGAGATCGTTATCAACGGTGTGGATGCAGACGCTATCAACGAAGCAATGGCAGCAGGTGTCGAAGCAGCTGTAAATGTACCTGGTGTCAAGAAGATCACCGCAGGTAACTACGGCGGAAACCTCGGACCACACAAGTTCAACCTTCACGACCTTTTCTAA
- a CDS encoding transglutaminase family protein encodes MQEYLRPTEIIDWKHPEVEQLAKELASGLDDPVEITGKCFEWVRDEIYHSHDHCMNPITLKASEVLAAGTGYCYAKSHLLAALLRANDIPAGFCYQRLSRDDNGEPFCLHGLNAVYLPGIGWLRIDARGNKKSIDTKYNPPEESLAYEIKVKGEADLPEIWADPLPVIVEVLTKYDNYEEVWENLPDIPLIRSRS; translated from the coding sequence ATGCAGGAATATCTTCGTCCCACTGAGATAATCGACTGGAAACATCCGGAAGTTGAACAACTGGCAAAAGAGCTTGCATCCGGTCTTGACGATCCTGTTGAAATAACAGGTAAATGCTTTGAATGGGTAAGGGATGAGATTTATCATAGCCATGACCACTGCATGAATCCCATCACCCTGAAGGCTTCCGAGGTACTGGCAGCAGGAACCGGATACTGTTATGCTAAAAGCCATCTTCTGGCAGCCTTATTGAGGGCGAACGACATTCCTGCCGGCTTTTGTTACCAGCGCCTGAGCAGGGATGATAATGGTGAACCCTTCTGTCTTCACGGGCTGAATGCTGTCTACCTGCCCGGGATCGGATGGCTTCGGATCGATGCAAGGGGAAACAAAAAAAGTATTGATACGAAGTACAACCCACCGGAAGAGTCACTTGCATACGAAATAAAGGTCAAGGGCGAAGCCGATCTACCGGAGATCTGGGCAGACCCGTTACCTGTCATTGTTGAAGTACTAACAAAATATGACAATTATGAAGAAGTCTGGGAGAATCTCCCCGATATCCCATTGATACGAAGCAGGTCGTAA
- a CDS encoding TraB/GumN family protein, producing the protein MDSMAYKTAEEKPDEVVITDSQNAASNYNYDTVSGSAYSGQGDATFSQTSSLAPAVKQPDALQTTPQPSQIIIVGTAHVSEKSVNEVIDTIEREKPDIVAVELCKSRYDSLKGNVKDSEVPIKDILSGGKIYYFLVHLLLAYVQKKIGDEMGVQPGAEMITAIEAAEASGAKIALVDRDIQLTLQRFWSKMGFFEKLNIVVTLIASALGIGSSKSIDIDNITNQDMVTMLTDELREASPNAAAVLIDERDAYIAGNLIRTARGGNKKIVAVLGAGHRAGVEQYLKEPKSIPPMSSLTELPQKRFNFMKIIGIGIVGIALATFMLLIMSGTPIELLLLAFGWWFIINGILSSIGAALAKGHPYSVITAFLVAWLTSLNPMMAAGWFAGLMEAKQRNPTTADLKEMVKLESFKELQENNFFRVIMVAALANIGSTIGTFIGVYVMMQVAGIDPREVINTGLMAIGL; encoded by the coding sequence ATGGACAGTATGGCTTACAAAACAGCAGAAGAGAAACCGGATGAAGTTGTCATTACGGATTCTCAGAATGCTGCTTCTAATTATAATTACGACACAGTATCCGGTTCGGCCTATTCAGGCCAGGGGGATGCAACTTTTTCACAGACTTCTTCCCTTGCTCCTGCGGTAAAACAGCCGGATGCTCTTCAAACCACCCCCCAGCCTTCCCAGATAATAATAGTGGGAACAGCTCACGTTTCGGAGAAGAGTGTCAACGAGGTAATTGATACCATCGAGCGTGAGAAACCTGACATAGTTGCTGTGGAACTTTGTAAGAGCAGGTATGATTCACTGAAAGGTAATGTCAAGGATTCAGAGGTACCTATCAAGGATATCCTGAGTGGCGGGAAGATCTACTACTTCCTTGTACACCTGTTGCTTGCCTATGTGCAGAAGAAGATCGGTGATGAGATGGGCGTCCAGCCTGGTGCTGAGATGATCACAGCCATCGAGGCTGCTGAGGCCAGTGGTGCGAAGATAGCTCTTGTTGATCGTGATATCCAGCTGACCCTGCAGCGTTTCTGGAGCAAGATGGGATTTTTCGAGAAACTGAACATTGTTGTAACCCTCATCGCATCTGCTTTGGGTATCGGCTCTTCAAAGAGCATTGATATTGACAACATCACAAATCAGGACATGGTCACCATGCTCACCGACGAGCTTCGTGAAGCATCCCCGAATGCTGCAGCTGTTCTGATCGATGAGAGGGATGCCTACATTGCAGGAAATCTCATCAGGACTGCCAGAGGAGGCAACAAGAAGATCGTTGCAGTGCTTGGTGCAGGCCACAGGGCTGGAGTTGAGCAATATCTCAAGGAACCGAAGTCAATACCTCCGATGTCCTCACTTACCGAGCTCCCGCAGAAGCGCTTCAATTTCATGAAGATCATTGGAATTGGTATCGTGGGGATAGCACTTGCAACATTCATGCTACTGATAATGTCAGGTACACCAATTGAGCTCTTACTGCTGGCCTTTGGCTGGTGGTTCATCATAAATGGTATCTTGAGTTCCATCGGAGCCGCTCTTGCAAAAGGTCATCCTTATTCGGTGATCACGGCTTTCCTCGTGGCATGGCTGACATCCCTGAACCCGATGATGGCAGCAGGATGGTTCGCAGGACTTATGGAGGCCAAGCAGAGGAACCCTACCACTGCAGACCTGAAGGAAATGGTCAAGCTGGAAAGCTTCAAGGAGCTTCAGGAGAATAATTTCTTCCGCGTGATCATGGTTGCAGCACTTGCAAATATCGGAAGTACCATCGGTACGTTCATAGGTGTTTATGTGATGATGCAGGTAGCTGGTATCGATCCGAGGGAAGTTATCAATACAGGTCTTATGGCAATAGGTCTTTGA
- a CDS encoding CBS domain-containing protein yields MANSFKIGTIIGIPIKIHITFLIVLPLFAFIFAMNPAPYGFNDVVPATLGYLLSFLTTVLLFACVLLHELGHSYLAKKYGVNITDITLFLIGGVSSMEEIPRDPMQEAKMAFAGPLVSFIIGGSLLLINFVVAGVITGFADSLIFRMMQLLGSINIVLGMFNLLPAFPMDGGRILRAWFARKMTYIQATHAAAGVGKMFAFLLGLLGLLSNPWNPWLILIAIFVYMGASGEDRSTAVTVTLEKVPVSDVMSKDIVSVEPSLTIEDLTHFMFEKKHMGYPVIEHNTLKGIITFTDVRKVMPLERYSVLVSDVMSKDIVTISKEATAADAFKLLTSNNIGRLLVVDENGSVCGILSRTDLMHTMMLLSE; encoded by the coding sequence ATGGCAAATTCTTTTAAAATTGGTACTATTATAGGTATTCCCATTAAGATACACATAACGTTTCTTATAGTTCTTCCTCTCTTTGCATTTATTTTTGCCATGAACCCGGCACCATATGGATTTAATGATGTGGTTCCGGCAACATTGGGATACTTACTTTCGTTTTTGACAACTGTCCTTCTTTTTGCCTGCGTCCTGCTCCATGAGCTGGGGCATTCCTATCTTGCAAAGAAGTATGGTGTCAATATTACAGATATCACATTATTCCTGATAGGCGGCGTCTCTTCCATGGAAGAGATCCCAAGGGATCCCATGCAGGAGGCAAAGATGGCCTTTGCAGGACCTCTGGTCAGCTTCATTATCGGTGGTTCACTGCTGCTTATCAATTTTGTAGTGGCTGGTGTTATTACCGGTTTTGCTGATTCATTGATATTCAGGATGATGCAGTTACTTGGTTCGATCAATATCGTTCTCGGTATGTTCAACCTGCTCCCGGCCTTCCCGATGGATGGTGGACGCATACTTCGTGCATGGTTTGCAAGAAAGATGACATATATACAGGCAACCCACGCAGCAGCAGGTGTTGGAAAAATGTTCGCTTTCCTGCTTGGCTTGCTTGGCCTGCTGTCAAACCCCTGGAACCCCTGGCTGATCCTTATCGCTATCTTCGTTTACATGGGTGCATCAGGTGAGGATAGGTCCACAGCTGTCACTGTAACCCTTGAAAAGGTGCCGGTAAGTGATGTCATGAGCAAGGATATTGTTTCCGTAGAACCGTCACTGACAATAGAAGACCTTACCCATTTCATGTTCGAGAAAAAACATATGGGTTATCCTGTCATAGAACACAACACTTTAAAAGGTATCATTACATTTACAGATGTACGCAAAGTTATGCCTCTGGAAAGGTACAGTGTACTGGTGTCCGATGTTATGTCAAAGGACATTGTGACAATATCAAAAGAGGCGACTGCCGCAGATGCTTTCAAACTGCTGACCTCCAACAATATTGGGAGGTTACTGGTGGTCGATGAAAATGGATCGGTGTGCGGTATCCTTTCCAGGACCGACCTGATGCATACTATGATGTTATTGAGCGAGTGA